The region ATATCGACGTTTTTTACTGACACAATTTCTCTGCCCTGTATGTTGGGAATCTTTTCTGGATATGTTTCTGTTTTGTATTCGGGTACTTTTGCAGGTTCATAAGCAAGAAAAGCTCTCAACTTTTCTTGAAACTGAATTGATATATAACAATCGAAAAAAGAGCCTTCAACCACGAGGGATTCTACACCATCTATCAGGGCACTACTTTTTGTTACAACTCCATCTGCACTGCCTTTGACAAGCTCTGGATAAAAACTTTCGAAAGGAGTACTTTTCACATCGATTGACATAGGAGGGGAATTTCCCACGACACAAAGATATGCAATATCTTTTCTTGTCTCTGAGAGTGAGCTGAGCAATGTGGATGAGACAGATATTTCTCTGTATAAAGGCCCCAAGGATTCAAGATAAAATAGCAGGTGAGACTTTATGGAATCGACTATTGTCCTGTCCATTGAAAAATTAGACGCAATCACCTCTGATGGTTTTCCAAAAAGCAGTGTTCCAAAATAGATTGGATTCACAATATTTGTCCCTTTGTTTGGTGTACTGATCAGAACGATTTTTCTTACATTTTTAATTTCCGGATGCTTTTCTACAGCCAATCGCGCTATAATTCCGCCTATGCCATGAGCAACGATATCGAATTCAAGGTTTTTCAATCTTTGAAGCTCTGTGGCAAGTTTTTCCGCTTCATAAAGTATGAAACTATTTGTGCCTTTGACCCTGGAAAATTGTCTGTAGCTATCCATATATGATTTGGATTTCGTGTTTACTATAGGATATTCGTAATACATCACTGTTCTGTTTGGAAATATCTCACTCCATATATTCACATTGGCACGTGCTGAATTTGGTATGAAGCCAAGAAAACCTCTGTCGATATCCGGAATCAAAAGCAGGATTGGTTCAAGACTTTTTGAATTTTCTTTTATCAACTGGAGCCCTGTTTTTTGCTTTTCTGGAACGCTTGCAATTATTCCTATTTTAGAGGCATGGAAAGCTTCAACTTCGATGTATGGTCCATTGTTGTCAATATCTATGTAAGCCCCTCCAAGAGTTCTATAAACCGGTTCTTCAATATCTGGTACATACGCCACTTTCAAATTCGCGTATTCTTCACCGAGATAGAGGTTCTTGGGGATTCGGTATTTTATCGTCAAAGGTTTCATTGCAAATTCATCTATACCGTCACCTGGCGAAACATCGTAAACATCTGATACAAAAGAAGAAGAAAGTTTACCGGGCAAATTTTCAGGTGATATTTTTCGAATTTGAAGAACTTTCATCTTATTAAAAGCACCTTCTGGTATGGAAATAGTCAATGCCTGTGCAGTAATATCTTTTTGTTTATCTGGATGAATAACTGACTCATTGTTGATGAGACTCAGCACAAGGAAAATAATTACAATGGTTGCCAGCGATCCTGAGAGAACAATAAACAACAGCTTCCTCTTGAGGAGATTTTTTAAAACTTCCAGAATTTTTTTCACTCAACCTCACTCTCTCAAAGCACACAGGAAATCCACAACTTTATTAAGAGACAAAGATTTAAGCTGTACAATAACTGACTCATAAAGATTATCGGCAAAATTCTTAGCTTCTTGAATTCCCATGATATTCACAACAGTGGGTTTTCCAAGTGCTTTGTCCCTTCCAGTTGTTTTGCCAACATTTTCGTCCTTGCCAGAGACGTCTTTCAAATCATCGACAATCTGGAACCATACCCCAAACGTAGATCCCGCATTTATCAATTTTTCAAGATATTCAAGTTTTTTCATTAAGATTGCGCCGATGGCAAAACAAAAAGAAAAAAGAGCTCCAGTTTTTTTCCGGTACATTTCTATAACGTCGTTTATATTCTTTTCTTTTCCTGTAAATTCAACATCCATGGCTTCTCCAATCAAAACATCGTAAGTTGATTTTGAAAACAAATCGAAGAGCATCGATTTGGAAACAGGATCAGCGGGCGTTTGGTTGAGCACACAGAAGGCCATTAACATGAGTCCATCACCGGCAAGTATAGCCATATCATTTCCAAAAACAACATGGCAGGATGGCCTGCCTCGCCTGAGAGGTGAATCATCTATCTGGGGGAGATCATCGTGAATCAAAGAGGCTGTAT is a window of Pseudothermotoga elfii DSM 9442 = NBRC 107921 DNA encoding:
- a CDS encoding esterase/lipase family protein, yielding MKKILEVLKNLLKRKLLFIVLSGSLATIVIIFLVLSLINNESVIHPDKQKDITAQALTISIPEGAFNKMKVLQIRKISPENLPGKLSSSFVSDVYDVSPGDGIDEFAMKPLTIKYRIPKNLYLGEEYANLKVAYVPDIEEPVYRTLGGAYIDIDNNGPYIEVEAFHASKIGIIASVPEKQKTGLQLIKENSKSLEPILLLIPDIDRGFLGFIPNSARANVNIWSEIFPNRTVMYYEYPIVNTKSKSYMDSYRQFSRVKGTNSFILYEAEKLATELQRLKNLEFDIVAHGIGGIIARLAVEKHPEIKNVRKIVLISTPNKGTNIVNPIYFGTLLFGKPSEVIASNFSMDRTIVDSIKSHLLFYLESLGPLYREISVSSTLLSSLSETRKDIAYLCVVGNSPPMSIDVKSTPFESFYPELVKGSADGVVTKSSALIDGVESLVVEGSFFDCYISIQFQEKLRAFLAYEPAKVPEYKTETYPEKIPNIQGREIVSVKNVDISTPDTFSIAPVMKKTKNMPFDGVIDILKVGSQVIYLRRDGIYSTNGKLYEGNVIFPHATNSKMSFYANGNVMSYDGKTFSKLATLQLPANCIDLISTDFGIFSLVKNEKLILYRWEEKWAKMLELDGEYGKFLNNQNVILLTNNNIYELSSNGLKMLLSSSEINNQKISTDFTTFLSIENNAFVGLRSYALMVYDMVNRKYALVAQGWIDPEFLCQSGEYLLICGRSSIMFLNPKTMTLRKEIQKFDGNITRALTLGKEVYVLVDGRVEVYELP
- a CDS encoding polyprenyl synthetase family protein — protein: MKREKKMNNEGFVKKLNEKMTRLINKSTMVEQAMAYSLLSAGKRIRPVLIKLICEDMGVQEDLIWNPAMAVELFHTASLIHDDLPQIDDSPLRRGRPSCHVVFGNDMAILAGDGLMLMAFCVLNQTPADPVSKSMLFDLFSKSTYDVLIGEAMDVEFTGKEKNINDVIEMYRKKTGALFSFCFAIGAILMKKLEYLEKLINAGSTFGVWFQIVDDLKDVSGKDENVGKTTGRDKALGKPTVVNIMGIQEAKNFADNLYESVIVQLKSLSLNKVVDFLCALRE